One segment of Rhipicephalus sanguineus isolate Rsan-2018 chromosome 6, BIME_Rsan_1.4, whole genome shotgun sequence DNA contains the following:
- the LOC119396124 gene encoding uncharacterized protein LOC119396124 isoform X45, which produces MKLFSALALLSLAIPACLGAGVKTIVRGGAALPGTVAVAPLSSLPTPPAVTTQAWSVPSPVRPLVQSAQASQAGSPALASEVCPDPSLDLWAVSLALTLAPSVGSAAATGEATLATWVDHWAASMDRTPVATVDTSVAFPDPTLATTEDHWAAFMDLTPVASVDTIGGLSGSYPGYFGRSLGGLYGSYPGGFGGYLGGLSGSYPGYFGGSLGGLYGSYPGGFGGYLGGLSGYYPGRFGGALSGLFGSYPGSFGGVLGRLSGSYPGSLSGLLGGAYGSYPGSFGGYLGRLSGSYPGSLSGLLGGVYGSYPGSLSGLLGGVYGSYPGSFGGYLGGLSGYYPGRFGGALSGLFGSYPGSFGGYLGGLSGYYPGRFGGALSGLLGSYPGSFGGVLGRLSGSYPGSLSGLLGGVYGSYPGSFGGYLGGLSGYYPGRLGGALSGLFGSYPGSFGGVLGRLSGFYPGSLSGLLGGVYGSYPGSFGGYLGGLSGYYPGRFGGALSGLYGSYPGSFGGYLGGLSGYYPGRLGGALSGLFGSYPGSFGGVLGRLSGFYPGSLSGLLGGVYGSYPGSFGGYLGGLSGYYPGRFGGALSGLYGSYPGSFGGYLGGLSGYYPRSYGGSLSSLYGSYPGSYGGYLGGLYGSYPGGYGGLGGLFGGFPGYGDRSLGSLFGRGAYPGFYGATTLNLIGNHNFGLLGRYPPPPGLGAVERRGRFLPHPVDIRTTTDPVTGHPMVQAVYFGNLRERIVPVPIPIVQDVPYPVPVPVPQPYPVPRPVTFQVPVPVAHPVPVHTNTEVHKTDVVAATPQGAVLLDRQVTGIRPGATTTV; this is translated from the exons ATGAAGCTCTTCAGTGCTCTCGCACTACTATCACTGG CCATTCCGGCCTGCCTTGGTGCCGGAGTCAAGACAATTGTCAGAGGAGGTGCCGCCCTACCCGGAACAGTAGCTGTAGCACCACTAAGTTCACTGCCCACCCCCCCTGCTGTCACCACCCAAGCGTGGTCAGTTCCGTCACCGGTCCGACCGTTAGTACAGTCGGCCCAAGCGTCACAGGCGGGCTCACCGGCACTGGCGTCGGAGGTGTGCCCGGATCCCTCACTGGATCTTTGGGCGGTCTCTCTGGCTCTTACCCTGGCTCCCTCGGTGGGCTCGGCGGCGGCTACTGGGGAAGCTACCCTGGCTACTTGGGTGGATCACTGGGCGGCCTCTATGGATCGTACCCCGGTGGCTACGGTGGATACCTCGGTGGCCTTTCCGGATCCTACCCTGGCTACTACGGAGGATCACTGGGCGGCCTTTATGGATCTTACCCCGGTGGCTTCGGTGGATACCATCGGTGGCCTTTCCGGATCCTACCCTGGCTACTTCGGTCGATCACTGGGCGGCCTTTATGGATCGTACCCCGGTGGCTTCGGTGGATACCTCGGTGGCCTTTCCGGATCCTACCCTGGCTACTTCGGAGGATCACTGGGCGGCCTTTATGGATCGTACCCCGGTGGCTTCGGTGGTTACCTGGGTGGCCTTTCCGGATACTACCCCGGAAGATTTGGTGGAGCTCTGAGTGGCCTCTTCGGATCCTATCCCGGTAGCTTTGGTGGAGTCCTAGGTCGCCTTTCTGGATCCTACCCAGGAAGCCTTAGCGGGCTTCTCGGTGGTGCCTACGGTTCCTATCCTGGTAGCTTTGGTGGATACCTCG GTCGCCTTTCTGGATCCTATCCAGGAAGCCTTAGCGGACTTCTGGGTGGTGTCTACGGTTCCTATCCTG GAAGCCTTAGTGGACTTCTGGGTGGTGTCTACGGATCCTATCCTGGTAGCTTTGGTGGATACCTGGGTGGCCTTTCTGGATACTACCCCGGAAGATTTGGTGGAGCTCTGAGTGGCCTCTTCGGATCCTATCCTGGTAGCTTTGGTGGATACTTGGGTGGCCTTTCCGGATACTACCCCGGAAGATTTGGTGGAGCTCTGAGTGGCCTCCTCGGATCCTATCCCGGTAGCTTTGGCGGAGTCCTAGGTCGCCTTTCTGGATCCTACCCAGGAAGCCTTAGCGGACTTCTGGGTGGTGTCTACGGATCATATCCTGGTAGCTTTGGTGGATACCTGGGTGGCCTTTCCGGATACTACCCCGGAAGACTTGGTGGAGCTCTGAGTGGTCTCTTCGGATCCTATCCCGGTAGCTTTGGTGGAGTCCTAGGTCGCCTTTCTGGATTCTACCCAGGAAGCCTTAGCGGACTTCTGGGTGGTGTCTACGGATCCTATCCTGGTAGCTTCGGTGGATACCTGGGTGGCCTTTCTGGATACTACCCCGGAAGATTTGGTGGAGCTCTTAGTGGCCTCTACGGATCCTATCCTGGTAGCTTTGGTGGATACCTGGGTGGCCTTTCCGGATACTACCCCGGAAGACTTGGTGGAGCTCTGAGTGGTCTCTTCGGATCCTATCCCGGTAGCTTTGGTGGAGTCCTAGGTCGCCTTTCTGGATTCTACCCAGGAAGCCTTAGCGGACTTCTGGGTGGTGTCTACGGATCCTATCCTGGTAGCTTCGGTGGATACCTGGGTGGCCTTTCTGGATACTACCCCGGAAGATTTGGTGGAGCTCTGAGTGGCCTCTACGGATCCTATCCTGGTAGTTTTGGCGGATATCTTGGTGGTCTTTCTGGATACTACCCCAGAAGTTATGGTGGATCTCTGAGCAGTCTGTACGGTTCCTACCCCGGTAGCTACGGTGGGTACCTCGGTGGCCTTTACGGTTCCTACCCTGGAGGCTATGGTGGATTGGGTGGCCTGTTCGGAGGCTTCCCTGGTTACGGCGACCGCAGTCTTGGCAGCCTGTTCGGCAGAGGAGCTTACCCTGGTTTCTACGGAGCTACCACATTGAACCTCATCGGCAACCACAACTTTGGCCTTCTCGGACGATACCCACCTCCACCTGGTCTTGGAGCCGTCGAGCGCCGGGGGCGATTCCTACCTCATCCCGTTGACATCCGCACTACCACTGACCCCGTAACTGGCCACCCCATGGTTCAGGCTGTCTACTTTGGAAACCTGCGTGAGCGCATTGTGCCTGTACCAATCCCAATTGTACAGGATGTCCCATATCCAGTACCAGTCCCCGTCCCACAGCCGTACCCAGTTCCACGCCCTGTCACTTTCCAAGTGCCCGTCCCAGTAGCACACCCAGTGCCAGTCCACACTAACACCGAAGTGCACAAGACCGACGTTGTGGCCGCCACTCCACAAGGCGCAG TTCTCCTCGACCGTCAAGTCACTGGCATCCGACCAGGTGCCACCACCACCGTGTAA
- the LOC119396124 gene encoding uncharacterized PE-PGRS family protein PE_PGRS46 isoform X36, producing the protein MKLFSALALLSLAIPACLGAGVKTIVRGGAALPGTVAVAPLSSLPTPPAVTTQAWSVPSPVRPLVQSAQASQAGSPALASEVCPDPSLDLWAVSLALTLAPSVGSAAATGEATLATWVDHWAASMDRTPVATVDTSVAFPDPTLATTEDHWAAFMDLTPVASVDTIGGLSGSYPGYFGRSLGGLYGSYPGGFGGYLGGLSGSYPGYFGGSLGGLYGSYPGGFGGYLGGLSGYYPGRFGGALSGLFGSYPGSFGGVLGRLSGSYPGSLSGLLGGAYGSYPGSFGGYLGGLSGYYPGRFGGALSGLFGSYPGSFGGVLGRLSGSYPGSLSGLLGGVYGSYPGSLSGLLGGVYGSYPGSFGGYLGGLSGYYPGRFGGALSGLFGSYPGSFGGYLGGLSGYYPGRFGGALSGLLGSYPGSFGGVLGRLSGSYPGSLSGLLGGVYGSYPGSFGGYLGGLSGYYPGRLGGALSGLFGSYPGSFGGVLGRLSGFYPGSLSGLLGGVYGSYPGSFGGYLGGLSGYYPGRFGGALSGLYGSYPGSFGGYLGGLSGYYPGRLGGALSGLFGSYPGSFGGVLGRLSGFYPGSLSGLLGGVYGSYPGSFGGYLGGLSGYYPGRFGGALSGLYGSYPGSFGGYLGGLSGYYPRSYGGSLSSLYGSYPGSYGGYLGGLYGSYPGGYGGLGGLFGGFPGYGDRSLGSLFGRGAYPGFYGATTLNLIGNHNFGLLGRYPPPPGLGAVERRGRFLPHPVDIRTTTDPVTGHPMVQAVYFGNLRERIVPVPIPIVQDVPYPVPVPVPQPYPVPRPVTFQVPVPVAHPVPVHTNTEVHKTDVVAATPQGAVLLDRQVTGIRPGATTTV; encoded by the exons ATGAAGCTCTTCAGTGCTCTCGCACTACTATCACTGG CCATTCCGGCCTGCCTTGGTGCCGGAGTCAAGACAATTGTCAGAGGAGGTGCCGCCCTACCCGGAACAGTAGCTGTAGCACCACTAAGTTCACTGCCCACCCCCCCTGCTGTCACCACCCAAGCGTGGTCAGTTCCGTCACCGGTCCGACCGTTAGTACAGTCGGCCCAAGCGTCACAGGCGGGCTCACCGGCACTGGCGTCGGAGGTGTGCCCGGATCCCTCACTGGATCTTTGGGCGGTCTCTCTGGCTCTTACCCTGGCTCCCTCGGTGGGCTCGGCGGCGGCTACTGGGGAAGCTACCCTGGCTACTTGGGTGGATCACTGGGCGGCCTCTATGGATCGTACCCCGGTGGCTACGGTGGATACCTCGGTGGCCTTTCCGGATCCTACCCTGGCTACTACGGAGGATCACTGGGCGGCCTTTATGGATCTTACCCCGGTGGCTTCGGTGGATACCATCGGTGGCCTTTCCGGATCCTACCCTGGCTACTTCGGTCGATCACTGGGCGGCCTTTATGGATCGTACCCCGGTGGCTTCGGTGGATACCTCGGTGGCCTTTCCGGATCCTACCCTGGCTACTTCGGAGGATCACTGGGCGGCCTTTATGGATCGTACCCCGGTGGCTTCGGTGGTTACCTGGGTGGCCTTTCCGGATACTACCCCGGAAGATTTGGTGGAGCTCTGAGTGGCCTCTTCGGATCCTATCCCGGTAGCTTTGGTGGAGTCCTAGGTCGCCTTTCTGGATCCTACCCAGGAAGCCTTAGCGGGCTTCTCGGTGGTGCCTACGGTTCCTATCCTGGTAGCTTTGGTGGATACCTCGGTGGCCTTTCCGGATACTACCCCGGAAGGTTTGGTGGAGCTCTGAGTGGCCTCTTCGGATCCTATCCCGGTAGCTTTGGTGGAGTCCTAGGTCGCCTTTCTGGATCCTATCCAGGAAGCCTTAGCGGACTTCTGGGTGGTGTCTACGGTTCCTATCCTG GAAGCCTTAGTGGACTTCTGGGTGGTGTCTACGGATCCTATCCTGGTAGCTTTGGTGGATACCTGGGTGGCCTTTCTGGATACTACCCCGGAAGATTTGGTGGAGCTCTGAGTGGCCTCTTCGGATCCTATCCTGGTAGCTTTGGTGGATACTTGGGTGGCCTTTCCGGATACTACCCCGGAAGATTTGGTGGAGCTCTGAGTGGCCTCCTCGGATCCTATCCCGGTAGCTTTGGCGGAGTCCTAGGTCGCCTTTCTGGATCCTACCCAGGAAGCCTTAGCGGACTTCTGGGTGGTGTCTACGGATCATATCCTGGTAGCTTTGGTGGATACCTGGGTGGCCTTTCCGGATACTACCCCGGAAGACTTGGTGGAGCTCTGAGTGGTCTCTTCGGATCCTATCCCGGTAGCTTTGGTGGAGTCCTAGGTCGCCTTTCTGGATTCTACCCAGGAAGCCTTAGCGGACTTCTGGGTGGTGTCTACGGATCCTATCCTGGTAGCTTCGGTGGATACCTGGGTGGCCTTTCTGGATACTACCCCGGAAGATTTGGTGGAGCTCTTAGTGGCCTCTACGGATCCTATCCTGGTAGCTTTGGTGGATACCTGGGTGGCCTTTCCGGATACTACCCCGGAAGACTTGGTGGAGCTCTGAGTGGTCTCTTCGGATCCTATCCCGGTAGCTTTGGTGGAGTCCTAGGTCGCCTTTCTGGATTCTACCCAGGAAGCCTTAGCGGACTTCTGGGTGGTGTCTACGGATCCTATCCTGGTAGCTTCGGTGGATACCTGGGTGGCCTTTCTGGATACTACCCCGGAAGATTTGGTGGAGCTCTGAGTGGCCTCTACGGATCCTATCCTGGTAGTTTTGGCGGATATCTTGGTGGTCTTTCTGGATACTACCCCAGAAGTTATGGTGGATCTCTGAGCAGTCTGTACGGTTCCTACCCCGGTAGCTACGGTGGGTACCTCGGTGGCCTTTACGGTTCCTACCCTGGAGGCTATGGTGGATTGGGTGGCCTGTTCGGAGGCTTCCCTGGTTACGGCGACCGCAGTCTTGGCAGCCTGTTCGGCAGAGGAGCTTACCCTGGTTTCTACGGAGCTACCACATTGAACCTCATCGGCAACCACAACTTTGGCCTTCTCGGACGATACCCACCTCCACCTGGTCTTGGAGCCGTCGAGCGCCGGGGGCGATTCCTACCTCATCCCGTTGACATCCGCACTACCACTGACCCCGTAACTGGCCACCCCATGGTTCAGGCTGTCTACTTTGGAAACCTGCGTGAGCGCATTGTGCCTGTACCAATCCCAATTGTACAGGATGTCCCATATCCAGTACCAGTCCCCGTCCCACAGCCGTACCCAGTTCCACGCCCTGTCACTTTCCAAGTGCCCGTCCCAGTAGCACACCCAGTGCCAGTCCACACTAACACCGAAGTGCACAAGACCGACGTTGTGGCCGCCACTCCACAAGGCGCAG TTCTCCTCGACCGTCAAGTCACTGGCATCCGACCAGGTGCCACCACCACCGTGTAA
- the LOC119396124 gene encoding elastin isoform X1, protein MKLFSALALLSLAIPACLGAGVKTIVRGGAALPGTVAVAPLSSLPTPPAVTTQAWSVPSPVRPLVQSAQASQAGSPALASEVCPDPSLDLWAVSLALTLAPSVGSAAATGEATLATWVDHWAASMDRTPVATVDTSVAFPDPTLATTEDHWAAFMDLTPVASVDTIGGLSGSYPGYFGRSLGGLYGSYPGGFGGYLGGLSGSYPGYFGGSLGGLYGSYPGGFGGYLGGLSGYYPGRFGGALSGLFGSYPGSFGGVLGRLSGSYPGSLSGLLGGAYGSYPGSFGGYLGGLSGYYPGRFGGALSGLFGSYPGSFGGVLGRLSGSYPGSLSGLLGGVYGSYPGSFGGYLGGLSGYYPGRFGGALSGLFGSYPGSFGGVLGRLSGSYPGSLSGLLGGVYGSYPGSLGGYLGGLSGYYPGSIGGALSGLLGSYPGAFGSVLGRLSGSYPGSLSGLLGGVYGSYPGSFGGYLGGLSGYYPGRFGGALSGLFGSYPGSFGGILGRLSGSYPGSLSGLLGGVYGSYPGSFGGYLGGLSGYYPGSFGGALSGLLGSYPGSFGGVLGRLSGFYPGSLSGLLGGVYGSYPGSFGGYLGGLSGYYPGRFGGALSGLFGSYPGSFGGYLGGLSGYYPGRFGGALSGLLGSYPGSFGGVLGRLSGSYPGSLSGLLGGVYGSYPGSFGGYLGGLSGYYPGRLGGALSGLFGSYPGSFGGVLGRLSGFYPGSLSGLLGGVYGSYPGSFGGYLGGLSGYYPGRFGGALSGLYGSYPGSFGGYLGGLSGYYPGRLGGALSGLFGSYPGSFGGVLGRLSGFYPGSLSGLLGGVYGSYPGSFGGYLGGLSGYYPGRFGGALSGLYGSYPGSFGGYLGGLSGYYPRSYGGSLSSLYGSYPGSYGGYLGGLYGSYPGGYGGLGGLFGGFPGYGDRSLGSLFGRGAYPGFYGATTLNLIGNHNFGLLGRYPPPPGLGAVERRGRFLPHPVDIRTTTDPVTGHPMVQAVYFGNLRERIVPVPIPIVQDVPYPVPVPVPQPYPVPRPVTFQVPVPVAHPVPVHTNTEVHKTDVVAATPQGAVLLDRQVTGIRPGATTTV, encoded by the exons ATGAAGCTCTTCAGTGCTCTCGCACTACTATCACTGG CCATTCCGGCCTGCCTTGGTGCCGGAGTCAAGACAATTGTCAGAGGAGGTGCCGCCCTACCCGGAACAGTAGCTGTAGCACCACTAAGTTCACTGCCCACCCCCCCTGCTGTCACCACCCAAGCGTGGTCAGTTCCGTCACCGGTCCGACCGTTAGTACAGTCGGCCCAAGCGTCACAGGCGGGCTCACCGGCACTGGCGTCGGAGGTGTGCCCGGATCCCTCACTGGATCTTTGGGCGGTCTCTCTGGCTCTTACCCTGGCTCCCTCGGTGGGCTCGGCGGCGGCTACTGGGGAAGCTACCCTGGCTACTTGGGTGGATCACTGGGCGGCCTCTATGGATCGTACCCCGGTGGCTACGGTGGATACCTCGGTGGCCTTTCCGGATCCTACCCTGGCTACTACGGAGGATCACTGGGCGGCCTTTATGGATCTTACCCCGGTGGCTTCGGTGGATACCATCGGTGGCCTTTCCGGATCCTACCCTGGCTACTTCGGTCGATCACTGGGCGGCCTTTATGGATCGTACCCCGGTGGCTTCGGTGGATACCTCGGTGGCCTTTCCGGATCCTACCCTGGCTACTTCGGAGGATCACTGGGCGGCCTTTATGGATCGTACCCCGGTGGCTTCGGTGGTTACCTGGGTGGCCTTTCCGGATACTACCCCGGAAGATTTGGTGGAGCTCTGAGTGGCCTCTTCGGATCCTATCCCGGTAGCTTTGGTGGAGTCCTAGGTCGCCTTTCTGGATCCTACCCAGGAAGCCTTAGCGGGCTTCTCGGTGGTGCCTACGGTTCCTATCCTGGTAGCTTTGGTGGATACCTCGGTGGCCTTTCCGGATACTACCCCGGAAGGTTTGGTGGAGCTCTGAGTGGCCTCTTCGGATCCTATCCCGGTAGCTTTGGTGGAGTCCTAGGTCGCCTTTCTGGATCCTATCCAGGAAGCCTTAGCGGACTTCTGGGTGGTGTCTACGGTTCCTATCCTGGTAGCTTTGGTGGATACCTCGGTGGCCTTTCCGGATACTACCCCGGAAGGTTTGGTGGAGCTCTGAGTGGCCTCTTCGGATCCTATCCCGGTAGCTTTGGTGGAGTCCTAGGTCGTCTTTCTGGATCCTACCCAGGAAGCCTTAGCGGACTTCTGGGTGGCGTCTACGGATCCTATCCCGGTAGCTTGGGTGGATACCTGGGTGGTCTTTCCGGATACTACCCCGGAAGCATTGGTGGAGCTCTGAGTGGCCTCTTGGGATCCTATCCCGGTGCCTTTGGTTCAGTCCTAGGTCGCCTATCTGGATCCTACCCAGGAAGCCTTAGCGGACTTCTGGGTGGTGTCTACGGTTCCTATCCTGGTAGCTTTGGTGGATACCTTGGTGGCCTTTCCGGATACTACCCCGGAAGGTTTGGTGGAGCTCTGAGTGGCCTCTTCGGATCCTATCCCGGTAGCTTTGGTGGAATCCTAGGTCGCCTTTCTGGATCCTACCCAGGAAGCCTTAGCGGACTTCTGGGTGGCGTCTACGGATCCTATCCTGGTAGCTTTGGTGGATACCTGGGTGGCCTTTCCGGATACTACCCCGGAAGCTTTGGTGGAGCTCTAAGTGGCCTCCTCGGTTCCTATCCCGGTAGCTTTGGTGGAGTCCTAGGTCGCCTTTCTGGATTCTACCCAGGAAGCCTTAGTGGACTTCTGGGTGGTGTCTACGGATCCTATCCTGGTAGCTTTGGTGGATACCTGGGTGGCCTTTCTGGATACTACCCCGGAAGATTTGGTGGAGCTCTGAGTGGCCTCTTCGGATCCTATCCTGGTAGCTTTGGTGGATACTTGGGTGGCCTTTCCGGATACTACCCCGGAAGATTTGGTGGAGCTCTGAGTGGCCTCCTCGGATCCTATCCCGGTAGCTTTGGCGGAGTCCTAGGTCGCCTTTCTGGATCCTACCCAGGAAGCCTTAGCGGACTTCTGGGTGGTGTCTACGGATCATATCCTGGTAGCTTTGGTGGATACCTGGGTGGCCTTTCCGGATACTACCCCGGAAGACTTGGTGGAGCTCTGAGTGGTCTCTTCGGATCCTATCCCGGTAGCTTTGGTGGAGTCCTAGGTCGCCTTTCTGGATTCTACCCAGGAAGCCTTAGCGGACTTCTGGGTGGTGTCTACGGATCCTATCCTGGTAGCTTCGGTGGATACCTGGGTGGCCTTTCTGGATACTACCCCGGAAGATTTGGTGGAGCTCTTAGTGGCCTCTACGGATCCTATCCTGGTAGCTTTGGTGGATACCTGGGTGGCCTTTCCGGATACTACCCCGGAAGACTTGGTGGAGCTCTGAGTGGTCTCTTCGGATCCTATCCCGGTAGCTTTGGTGGAGTCCTAGGTCGCCTTTCTGGATTCTACCCAGGAAGCCTTAGCGGACTTCTGGGTGGTGTCTACGGATCCTATCCTGGTAGCTTCGGTGGATACCTGGGTGGCCTTTCTGGATACTACCCCGGAAGATTTGGTGGAGCTCTGAGTGGCCTCTACGGATCCTATCCTGGTAGTTTTGGCGGATATCTTGGTGGTCTTTCTGGATACTACCCCAGAAGTTATGGTGGATCTCTGAGCAGTCTGTACGGTTCCTACCCCGGTAGCTACGGTGGGTACCTCGGTGGCCTTTACGGTTCCTACCCTGGAGGCTATGGTGGATTGGGTGGCCTGTTCGGAGGCTTCCCTGGTTACGGCGACCGCAGTCTTGGCAGCCTGTTCGGCAGAGGAGCTTACCCTGGTTTCTACGGAGCTACCACATTGAACCTCATCGGCAACCACAACTTTGGCCTTCTCGGACGATACCCACCTCCACCTGGTCTTGGAGCCGTCGAGCGCCGGGGGCGATTCCTACCTCATCCCGTTGACATCCGCACTACCACTGACCCCGTAACTGGCCACCCCATGGTTCAGGCTGTCTACTTTGGAAACCTGCGTGAGCGCATTGTGCCTGTACCAATCCCAATTGTACAGGATGTCCCATATCCAGTACCAGTCCCCGTCCCACAGCCGTACCCAGTTCCACGCCCTGTCACTTTCCAAGTGCCCGTCCCAGTAGCACACCCAGTGCCAGTCCACACTAACACCGAAGTGCACAAGACCGACGTTGTGGCCGCCACTCCACAAGGCGCAG TTCTCCTCGACCGTCAAGTCACTGGCATCCGACCAGGTGCCACCACCACCGTGTAA
- the LOC119396124 gene encoding uncharacterized protein LOC119396124 isoform X42 — MKLFSALALLSLAIPACLGAGVKTIVRGGAALPGTVAVAPLSSLPTPPAVTTQAWSVPSPVRPLVQSAQASQAGSPALASEVCPDPSLDLWAVSLALTLAPSVGSAAATGEATLATWVDHWAASMDRTPVATVDTSVAFPDPTLATTEDHWAAFMDLTPVASVDTIGGLSGSYPGYFGRSLGGLYGSYPGGFGGYLGGLSGSYPGYFGGSLGGLYGSYPGGFGGYLGGLSGYYPGRFGGALSGLFGSYPGSFGGVLGRLSGSYPGSLSGLLGGAYGSYPGSFGGYLGGLSGYYPGRFGGALSGLFGSYPGSFGGVLGRLSGSYPGSLSGLLGGVYGSYPGSFGGYLGGLSGYYPGRFGGALSGLFGSYPGSFGGYLGGLSGYYPGRFGGALSGLLGSYPGSFGGVLGRLSGSYPGSLSGLLGGVYGSYPGSFGGYLGGLSGYYPGRLGGALSGLFGSYPGSFGGVLGRLSGFYPGSLSGLLGGVYGSYPGSFGGYLGGLSGYYPGRFGGALSGLYGSYPGSFGGYLGGLSGYYPGRLGGALSGLFGSYPGSFGGVLGRLSGFYPGSLSGLLGGVYGSYPGSFGGYLGGLSGYYPGRFGGALSGLYGSYPGSFGGYLGGLSGYYPRSYGGSLSSLYGSYPGSYGGYLGGLYGSYPGGYGGLGGLFGGFPGYGDRSLGSLFGRGAYPGFYGATTLNLIGNHNFGLLGRYPPPPGLGAVERRGRFLPHPVDIRTTTDPVTGHPMVQAVYFGNLRERIVPVPIPIVQDVPYPVPVPVPQPYPVPRPVTFQVPVPVAHPVPVHTNTEVHKTDVVAATPQGAVLLDRQVTGIRPGATTTV, encoded by the exons ATGAAGCTCTTCAGTGCTCTCGCACTACTATCACTGG CCATTCCGGCCTGCCTTGGTGCCGGAGTCAAGACAATTGTCAGAGGAGGTGCCGCCCTACCCGGAACAGTAGCTGTAGCACCACTAAGTTCACTGCCCACCCCCCCTGCTGTCACCACCCAAGCGTGGTCAGTTCCGTCACCGGTCCGACCGTTAGTACAGTCGGCCCAAGCGTCACAGGCGGGCTCACCGGCACTGGCGTCGGAGGTGTGCCCGGATCCCTCACTGGATCTTTGGGCGGTCTCTCTGGCTCTTACCCTGGCTCCCTCGGTGGGCTCGGCGGCGGCTACTGGGGAAGCTACCCTGGCTACTTGGGTGGATCACTGGGCGGCCTCTATGGATCGTACCCCGGTGGCTACGGTGGATACCTCGGTGGCCTTTCCGGATCCTACCCTGGCTACTACGGAGGATCACTGGGCGGCCTTTATGGATCTTACCCCGGTGGCTTCGGTGGATACCATCGGTGGCCTTTCCGGATCCTACCCTGGCTACTTCGGTCGATCACTGGGCGGCCTTTATGGATCGTACCCCGGTGGCTTCGGTGGATACCTCGGTGGCCTTTCCGGATCCTACCCTGGCTACTTCGGAGGATCACTGGGCGGCCTTTATGGATCGTACCCCGGTGGCTTCGGTGGTTACCTGGGTGGCCTTTCCGGATACTACCCCGGAAGATTTGGTGGAGCTCTGAGTGGCCTCTTCGGATCCTATCCCGGTAGCTTTGGTGGAGTCCTAGGTCGCCTTTCTGGATCCTACCCAGGAAGCCTTAGCGGGCTTCTCGGTGGTGCCTACGGTTCCTATCCTGGTAGCTTTGGTGGATACCTCGGTGGCCTTTCCGGATACTACCCCGGAAGGTTTGGTGGAGCTCTGAGTGGCCTCTTCGGATCCTATCCCGGTAGCTTTGGTGGAGTCCTAGGTCGCCTTTCTGGATCCTATCCAGGAAGCCTTAGCGGACTTCTGGGTGGTGTCTACGGTTCCTATCCTGGTAGCTTTGGTGGATACCTCGGTGGCCTTTCCGGATACTACCCCGGAAG ATTTGGTGGAGCTCTGAGTGGCCTCTTCGGATCCTATCCTGGTAGCTTTGGTGGATACTTGGGTGGCCTTTCCGGATACTACCCCGGAAGATTTGGTGGAGCTCTGAGTGGCCTCCTCGGATCCTATCCCGGTAGCTTTGGCGGAGTCCTAGGTCGCCTTTCTGGATCCTACCCAGGAAGCCTTAGCGGACTTCTGGGTGGTGTCTACGGATCATATCCTGGTAGCTTTGGTGGATACCTGGGTGGCCTTTCCGGATACTACCCCGGAAGACTTGGTGGAGCTCTGAGTGGTCTCTTCGGATCCTATCCCGGTAGCTTTGGTGGAGTCCTAGGTCGCCTTTCTGGATTCTACCCAGGAAGCCTTAGCGGACTTCTGGGTGGTGTCTACGGATCCTATCCTGGTAGCTTCGGTGGATACCTGGGTGGCCTTTCTGGATACTACCCCGGAAGATTTGGTGGAGCTCTTAGTGGCCTCTACGGATCCTATCCTGGTAGCTTTGGTGGATACCTGGGTGGCCTTTCCGGATACTACCCCGGAAGACTTGGTGGAGCTCTGAGTGGTCTCTTCGGATCCTATCCCGGTAGCTTTGGTGGAGTCCTAGGTCGCCTTTCTGGATTCTACCCAGGAAGCCTTAGCGGACTTCTGGGTGGTGTCTACGGATCCTATCCTGGTAGCTTCGGTGGATACCTGGGTGGCCTTTCTGGATACTACCCCGGAAGATTTGGTGGAGCTCTGAGTGGCCTCTACGGATCCTATCCTGGTAGTTTTGGCGGATATCTTGGTGGTCTTTCTGGATACTACCCCAGAAGTTATGGTGGATCTCTGAGCAGTCTGTACGGTTCCTACCCCGGTAGCTACGGTGGGTACCTCGGTGGCCTTTACGGTTCCTACCCTGGAGGCTATGGTGGATTGGGTGGCCTGTTCGGAGGCTTCCCTGGTTACGGCGACCGCAGTCTTGGCAGCCTGTTCGGCAGAGGAGCTTACCCTGGTTTCTACGGAGCTACCACATTGAACCTCATCGGCAACCACAACTTTGGCCTTCTCGGACGATACCCACCTCCACCTGGTCTTGGAGCCGTCGAGCGCCGGGGGCGATTCCTACCTCATCCCGTTGACATCCGCACTACCACTGACCCCGTAACTGGCCACCCCATGGTTCAGGCTGTCTACTTTGGAAACCTGCGTGAGCGCATTGTGCCTGTACCAATCCCAATTGTACAGGATGTCCCATATCCAGTACCAGTCCCCGTCCCACAGCCGTACCCAGTTCCACGCCCTGTCACTTTCCAAGTGCCCGTCCCAGTAGCACACCCAGTGCCAGTCCACACTAACACCGAAGTGCACAAGACCGACGTTGTGGCCGCCACTCCACAAGGCGCAG TTCTCCTCGACCGTCAAGTCACTGGCATCCGACCAGGTGCCACCACCACCGTGTAA